Proteins encoded by one window of Acinonyx jubatus isolate Ajub_Pintada_27869175 chromosome X, VMU_Ajub_asm_v1.0, whole genome shotgun sequence:
- the SERTM2 gene encoding serine-rich and transmembrane domain-containing 2 produces the protein MTEVHFKYHGNLTGRAHFPTLATEVDNTSDKYSNLYMYVGLFLSLLAILLILLFTMLLRLKHVISPITSESTESVPQFTDVEMQSRIPTP, from the coding sequence ATGACGGAGGTGCATTTCAAGTACCATGGAAATCTCACTGGCCGCGCCCATTTCCCCACCCTGGCAACAGAGGTTGATAACACTTCCGATAAGTATTCCAACCTCTACATGTATGTGGGCTTATTCCTGAGCCTCCTAGCCATTCTCCTCATCCTGCTCTTCACCATGCTCCTTCGGCTCAAACATGTCATCTCACCCATCACTTCCGAGAGCACCGAAAGCGTTCCTCAATTCACAGATGTAGAGATGCAGAGTCGGATCCCCACTCCTTAA